The following coding sequences are from one Streptomyces dengpaensis window:
- a CDS encoding radical SAM protein, with product MTFLELEITGRCQLTCASHCYAQAGPTQGHGSMTGDDWRRVIDEAATIGVETVQFIGGEPTLHPEFTELVGHALDAGRRVQAYSNLYRVHAEHWTLFSHPSVTLGTSYYSDHAAEHDQITGRKGSHGSTRANIIEAVRRGICVKVGIVHMRDGQRSEQARAEMTRLGVTRVHVDRVRGVGNAAKTLIPSTSQLCGRCADGKAAILPDGKVAPCVLGRFLPAGDVKTGSLIEVLAGQRWAQVAASIPRHHRKGCTPDEDSCMPSPRTATACNPDQDGSDCALAETPACEPAYD from the coding sequence GTGACGTTCCTGGAGCTGGAGATCACCGGGCGGTGCCAGCTCACGTGCGCGTCGCACTGCTACGCGCAGGCCGGCCCGACGCAGGGGCACGGCAGCATGACCGGTGACGACTGGCGACGTGTCATCGACGAAGCTGCCACCATCGGTGTGGAGACCGTGCAGTTCATCGGCGGCGAGCCCACCCTGCACCCCGAGTTCACCGAGCTGGTCGGACACGCTCTGGACGCCGGCCGGCGAGTCCAGGCGTATTCCAACCTGTACCGGGTGCATGCGGAGCACTGGACGCTGTTCTCGCACCCGTCCGTGACGCTGGGCACCTCGTACTACTCCGACCACGCCGCCGAACACGACCAGATCACCGGCCGGAAGGGCTCGCACGGCTCCACCCGCGCCAACATCATCGAGGCCGTACGCCGCGGCATCTGCGTGAAGGTCGGCATCGTCCACATGCGCGACGGGCAGCGCTCCGAGCAGGCCCGCGCCGAGATGACCAGGCTGGGTGTGACGCGGGTCCACGTCGACCGGGTGCGCGGTGTCGGCAACGCAGCGAAGACGCTGATCCCGTCCACGTCCCAGCTGTGCGGGCGGTGCGCGGACGGGAAGGCGGCAATCCTGCCCGACGGGAAAGTCGCCCCGTGCGTGCTGGGCCGGTTCCTGCCCGCCGGCGACGTCAAGACCGGATCCCTGATCGAGGTGCTCGCCGGACAGCGGTGGGCACAGGTCGCCGCAAGCATCCCGCGGCACCACCGGAAGGGCTGCACGCCGGACGAGGACTCGTGCATGCCCTCACCCCGCACGGCCACGGCCTGCAATCCTGACCAGGACGGCTCAGACTGCGCGCTGGCCGAAACCCCCGCCTGTGAGCCCGCGTACGACTAG
- a CDS encoding DUF6461 domain-containing protein translates to MSASIFPNSQLYGTGYCALFVRGIPPTELLSRVSGGEIHPIPLNRLEADAIKAFGEDIDEGDVPGLNVDELHSSGILDNSGPLLRAGTHGDWSFAIESEGPYLASDEILKSVSRGTVALSARLSETGSTWISYAENGEILSSFDPLFPEHDYGKHPATLEELTAYREAIDSGDRSESYENAMRKIQQELQCAAPQETDAASLLAVRIAGGY, encoded by the coding sequence GTGAGCGCCAGCATCTTCCCGAACTCCCAGCTCTACGGAACCGGGTACTGCGCCCTCTTTGTGAGAGGGATTCCCCCTACCGAGCTTCTAAGCAGGGTGTCAGGAGGTGAGATCCATCCGATCCCCTTGAATCGTCTCGAAGCAGATGCTATCAAAGCGTTCGGGGAAGACATCGACGAGGGAGATGTTCCCGGCCTGAACGTGGATGAGCTGCACAGCAGCGGCATTCTCGATAATAGCGGTCCGTTGCTTCGTGCCGGTACCCACGGCGACTGGTCCTTCGCCATTGAATCTGAAGGACCCTACCTTGCAAGTGATGAAATCCTCAAGTCCGTTTCGCGCGGCACGGTCGCCCTGTCTGCGAGGCTGAGCGAGACAGGGTCGACATGGATCTCATATGCGGAAAACGGCGAGATCCTTTCCTCCTTTGACCCGCTCTTTCCTGAGCACGACTACGGAAAGCATCCCGCAACCCTTGAGGAACTCACCGCATACCGGGAGGCCATCGATAGCGGGGACCGATCAGAATCTTACGAAAACGCAATGCGGAAGATCCAACAAGAGCTACAGTGCGCCGCGCCCCAAGAGACGGATGCTGCTAGCCTGCTTGCCGTCCGTATCGCCGGGGGGTATTGA
- a CDS encoding IS5 family transposase, producing MTDAEWAAIRPLLPVPGWMRGRGGQPEAYCHRAILDAIRYLVDNGIKWRAMPADFPPWDRVYAFFRRWRDHGMVKEFHDRLRAKVREKLGRDAEPTAGVIDSQSVKADAVVGSDSRGFDGGKLINGRKRHVVVDTLGLLLGVMVTAADTGDRAAARVLLHQVADAHHRLALVWADGGYTGSLVEYCLATLALVLAIVRRSDDQKGFVVLPKRWIVEICQAQCTHGVCCPAVSAVSVQMRRLYQPGGRVRRSRSSASSRWSAWAMSRWGQRLSRRVVIQPRLIQA from the coding sequence ATGACGGACGCGGAGTGGGCGGCCATCCGGCCGTTGTTGCCGGTGCCTGGCTGGATGCGCGGACGGGGAGGGCAGCCGGAGGCGTACTGCCACCGGGCGATACTCGATGCGATCCGCTACCTGGTCGACAATGGCATCAAGTGGCGGGCGATGCCCGCCGACTTCCCGCCGTGGGACCGGGTGTATGCGTTCTTCCGCCGCTGGCGCGACCACGGCATGGTCAAGGAGTTCCACGACCGGCTGCGCGCCAAGGTCCGCGAGAAGTTGGGCCGCGACGCGGAGCCGACGGCCGGTGTGATCGACTCGCAGTCGGTCAAGGCGGACGCCGTCGTCGGCTCTGACAGCCGCGGGTTCGACGGCGGCAAGTTGATCAACGGGCGCAAGCGGCACGTCGTGGTCGACACGCTCGGCCTGCTGCTGGGGGTGATGGTCACCGCTGCGGACACCGGCGACCGCGCCGCCGCCCGGGTCCTGCTGCACCAAGTCGCGGACGCGCACCATCGGTTGGCCCTGGTCTGGGCTGATGGCGGCTACACCGGCAGCCTCGTCGAGTACTGCCTGGCCACGCTCGCGCTGGTCCTGGCGATCGTCAGACGCAGCGACGACCAGAAGGGGTTCGTGGTGCTGCCCAAGCGGTGGATCGTCGAGATCTGTCAAGCACAGTGCACTCATGGAGTCTGTTGCCCTGCTGTTTCGGCGGTCTCGGTCCAGATGCGGCGGCTGTACCAGCCAGGCGGACGTGTCCGGCGTTCGCGGAGTTCGGCGAGCTCTCGCTGGTCGGCGTGGGCGATGAGCCGGTGGGGCCAGCGGCTCTCCCGGCGGGTGGTGATCCAGCCGCGGTTGATCCAGGCGTAG
- a CDS encoding IS1182 family transposase, with protein MQGEWAGEMAGPDVWETCRELIPAGSVFAFLAEHREALFPPSMFADMYPSSNGRPSLPPQVLAATVVLQSLQGLSDFETVQELRCDLRWKAACGLGLYDMAFDPSLLTYFRRRLRHSADPMRIFTKVKEVVAATGVLKGRQRRALDSTVLDDAVATQDTVTQIISAIRRVIREVPGAQEVAAEHCHAHDYTDPGKPKIAWNDEQARAALVDALVTDALNLLGHLPERELGEKAANAVGLLALVAGQDVEPAPDSDGRDGRWRIAQRTVPDRTVSTVDPDARHIHKNRTRHQDGFKGHVSFEPESGLFTAVALTGGYGPGSHEAAVAGELLDGEDGALTVLGDSAYGTGDLREQLQAAGHTLVIKPPPLRQVIPGGFTIDDFRIDPAAGTATCPAGRTANLGQVKADGARTAQFKHLCADCPLRGRCTTSKTGRTLNVHPQHQLLTAARREAADPAWQAEYRRWRPPVERAIAWLVAKGNRRVPHRGIIANNIWLHHRAAALNLRRLINLGLTRTGTTWHLTPATA; from the coding sequence ATGCAGGGGGAATGGGCCGGGGAGATGGCCGGGCCGGATGTGTGGGAGACCTGCCGGGAGTTGATCCCGGCCGGGAGCGTGTTTGCGTTCCTGGCCGAGCACCGGGAGGCACTGTTCCCGCCGTCGATGTTCGCCGACATGTATCCCTCGTCCAACGGCCGTCCGAGTCTGCCGCCGCAGGTCCTGGCCGCGACCGTGGTGCTGCAGAGCCTGCAGGGGTTGTCGGACTTCGAGACGGTCCAGGAACTGCGGTGTGATCTGCGGTGGAAAGCGGCCTGCGGGCTGGGCTTGTACGACATGGCATTCGATCCGTCGCTGCTGACGTACTTTAGGCGCCGTCTGCGCCACTCGGCCGATCCGATGCGGATCTTCACCAAGGTCAAGGAAGTCGTGGCCGCGACCGGCGTACTCAAGGGCAGGCAGCGGCGGGCGCTGGACTCCACCGTCCTCGATGACGCGGTGGCCACCCAGGACACCGTTACCCAGATCATCTCCGCCATCCGCCGGGTGATCCGCGAGGTCCCCGGAGCCCAGGAGGTGGCCGCAGAGCACTGCCACGCGCACGACTACACCGACCCGGGCAAACCGAAGATCGCCTGGAACGACGAGCAGGCGCGCGCCGCGCTGGTCGATGCGCTGGTCACCGACGCCCTCAACCTGCTCGGGCACCTGCCCGAGCGGGAGCTGGGCGAGAAGGCCGCGAACGCGGTGGGCCTGCTGGCCCTGGTCGCCGGGCAGGACGTCGAGCCGGCCCCCGACTCCGACGGACGCGACGGGCGCTGGCGCATCGCCCAGCGCACCGTGCCCGACCGGACGGTGTCCACCGTCGATCCCGACGCCCGGCACATCCACAAAAACCGCACCCGCCACCAGGACGGCTTCAAAGGACACGTCTCCTTCGAGCCGGAGAGCGGGCTGTTCACCGCCGTCGCCCTCACCGGCGGCTATGGTCCCGGCAGCCACGAAGCGGCCGTTGCCGGTGAACTGCTGGACGGGGAGGACGGCGCATTAACCGTGCTCGGCGACTCCGCCTACGGGACCGGCGACCTGCGCGAACAGTTGCAGGCCGCAGGCCACACCCTGGTCATCAAGCCACCGCCGCTGCGACAGGTGATCCCCGGCGGCTTCACCATCGACGACTTCCGCATCGACCCAGCCGCCGGCACCGCGACCTGCCCGGCCGGACGCACCGCCAACCTCGGCCAGGTCAAAGCGGACGGCGCCCGCACCGCCCAGTTCAAACACCTCTGCGCCGACTGCCCCCTGCGCGGGCGCTGCACCACCTCCAAGACCGGACGCACCCTCAACGTCCATCCCCAGCACCAACTGCTGACCGCCGCCCGGCGAGAGGCGGCCGACCCAGCCTGGCAGGCCGAATACCGCAGATGGCGGCCCCCGGTCGAACGCGCCATCGCCTGGCTGGTCGCCAAGGGCAACCGCCGCGTCCCGCACCGCGGCATCATCGCCAACAACATCTGGCTCCACCACCGCGCCGCCGCCCTCAACCTCCGCCGACTGATCAACCTCGGACTCACCCGAACCGGCACCACCTGGCACCTCACCCCGGCCACCGCATAG
- a CDS encoding protein-L-isoaspartate(D-aspartate) O-methyltransferase codes for MDWQTHARRLADEVVRPESRWHHPLATTPRHVFVPRWWADGDQGWELRDGLADPEAWMRAVYSDQTLVTRLGPLHADDAEADATTTAGKPTSSSTLPGLVVTMYRHAVIADDSRTLVTTGTGYGTALLCRRLGEERVTSVDVDAHLVKVAGERLDSIGLHPHLAACDITGELPGEYDRIVATVSVRPVPASWLRALRPGGRLVTTIAGTGLILTANKTEDGGATGRIEWDRAGFMRTRHGNDYEYPTDDVWETLAQDEAEETFTSRYPLLYPPDAWDVMSMLELQLPGIDYRLSQDGDTRTVGLRYPDGSWARATATGFLEPPVVHQGGPRRLWSALERIRNRLNREGALPVYGARVTITPDGVTTLNRGSWACTL; via the coding sequence ATGGACTGGCAGACGCACGCACGGCGCCTGGCGGACGAAGTGGTCCGTCCCGAGTCACGCTGGCACCACCCCCTGGCCACCACGCCGCGGCACGTGTTCGTGCCGCGCTGGTGGGCAGACGGCGACCAAGGATGGGAGCTGCGAGACGGTCTGGCCGACCCCGAAGCGTGGATGCGTGCCGTCTACTCGGACCAAACGCTGGTGACCCGCTTGGGCCCCCTGCACGCCGACGACGCCGAAGCCGACGCCACGACCACGGCGGGCAAACCCACCTCCTCGTCAACGCTGCCGGGACTGGTGGTGACCATGTACCGGCATGCGGTGATCGCCGACGACTCCCGGACGCTGGTGACGACCGGCACCGGCTACGGCACCGCGCTGTTGTGCCGACGGCTCGGCGAGGAGCGGGTGACGAGCGTGGACGTCGACGCGCACCTGGTCAAGGTCGCAGGTGAACGGCTCGACTCCATCGGGCTGCACCCGCACCTGGCCGCCTGTGACATCACCGGGGAGCTGCCCGGCGAGTACGACCGCATCGTTGCCACCGTGTCCGTCCGGCCCGTTCCTGCCTCCTGGCTGCGCGCTCTGCGGCCCGGCGGCCGGCTGGTGACGACGATCGCCGGAACGGGACTGATCCTGACCGCGAACAAAACGGAGGACGGCGGCGCCACGGGCCGCATCGAGTGGGACCGGGCCGGGTTCATGCGCACCCGCCACGGCAACGACTACGAGTACCCGACGGACGACGTCTGGGAGACGTTGGCGCAGGACGAGGCAGAGGAAACCTTCACCAGCCGCTACCCGCTGCTGTACCCGCCCGACGCGTGGGACGTCATGTCGATGCTCGAGCTGCAGCTCCCCGGCATCGACTACCGGCTCAGCCAGGACGGCGACACCCGCACGGTGGGGCTGCGGTACCCCGACGGGTCGTGGGCCCGCGCCACGGCGACCGGATTCCTCGAGCCGCCCGTCGTACACCAGGGCGGCCCCCGGCGGCTGTGGTCCGCTCTGGAGCGCATTCGCAACCGCCTCAACCGTGAGGGCGCCCTCCCCGTCTACGGCGCCCGGGTCACCATCACGCCGGACGGGGTGACCACCCTGAACCGCGGGTCCTGGGCGTGCACCCTGTAG
- the ltrA gene encoding group II intron reverse transcriptase/maturase, whose amino-acid sequence MNTDELEWALMKAERRVLEIQTKLHRWAVEDPHRRFDDLMNLVADPAFLLIAWDRVRSNKGAKTAGVDGHTASSIALRPGVEAFLDELRTSLKDRSFRPLPSRERLIPKPGTAKRRRLGVSSIRDRMVQASLKLVLEPIFEADFLPCSYGFRPKHRVHDAVSEVRHFTSHSYEWIVEGDIRACFDEISHPELLDRVRGRIGDRRVLALVKAFLKAGILTEEGALEDTDTGTPQGSILSPLLSNVALAVLDEHFAQAPGGPASKSWERAKRRRHGLPNHRLVRFADDWALMVAGTRGDAEALREEAAQVLARIGLHLSEEKTLITHIDEGMDFLGWRIQRHRKRGTDRKYVYTYPSRKALRAVMAKVKTICRQVDTNHPLDILLLRINPVLRGWTAFFRPGVSSVTFQFLDAYVWRRVIGWIRRKHRRISRKELRRRYCDGGWWPRGQERELFHTGVVRTTRYRYRGSVIPSPWPLAAA is encoded by the coding sequence GTGAATACCGACGAGCTGGAGTGGGCCTTGATGAAGGCCGAGCGCCGGGTACTGGAGATCCAGACCAAGCTGCACCGTTGGGCCGTAGAAGATCCTCATCGACGGTTCGACGACCTGATGAACCTCGTAGCCGACCCCGCGTTCCTGCTCATTGCATGGGACCGGGTTCGGAGCAACAAAGGGGCGAAGACCGCAGGGGTGGACGGCCATACGGCCTCGTCCATCGCGCTGCGGCCGGGCGTCGAGGCGTTCCTCGACGAGCTGCGGACCTCTTTAAAGGACCGCAGTTTCCGTCCACTGCCGTCGCGGGAGCGGCTGATCCCGAAGCCGGGGACGGCCAAGCGCCGCCGCCTGGGGGTCAGTTCGATCCGCGACCGGATGGTGCAGGCGTCCTTGAAGCTGGTGCTAGAGCCGATCTTTGAGGCGGATTTCCTTCCGTGTTCCTACGGATTCCGCCCCAAGCATCGGGTCCATGACGCGGTGTCCGAGGTGCGGCACTTCACGTCCCACTCCTATGAGTGGATCGTTGAGGGCGACATTCGGGCCTGTTTTGACGAGATTTCGCATCCTGAGTTGCTAGACCGGGTGCGGGGTCGGATCGGCGACAGACGCGTTCTGGCGCTGGTGAAGGCGTTCTTGAAGGCGGGCATCCTCACGGAGGAGGGCGCGCTGGAAGACACCGATACCGGTACTCCTCAGGGTTCAATTCTTTCGCCGTTGCTCAGCAACGTCGCTCTCGCGGTCCTGGACGAGCACTTCGCCCAGGCGCCGGGAGGCCCGGCGTCCAAGTCCTGGGAGCGCGCCAAACGCCGCCGCCACGGTCTTCCGAATCACCGGCTTGTCCGGTTCGCGGACGACTGGGCGCTGATGGTGGCGGGCACCAGGGGCGACGCCGAGGCCTTGCGCGAGGAGGCCGCTCAGGTGCTCGCCCGGATCGGGCTGCATCTGTCGGAGGAAAAGACCCTGATCACCCATATCGACGAGGGCATGGACTTCTTGGGCTGGCGCATCCAGCGCCACCGCAAGCGGGGCACAGACCGGAAGTACGTCTATACCTATCCGTCCAGAAAGGCGCTCCGCGCCGTCATGGCGAAGGTCAAGACCATCTGCCGACAGGTCGATACGAACCATCCGCTGGACATCCTCCTGCTCCGGATCAATCCGGTGCTGCGGGGATGGACCGCGTTCTTCCGCCCTGGGGTGTCGAGCGTGACCTTCCAGTTCCTGGACGCCTATGTCTGGCGCCGGGTGATCGGATGGATCCGCCGCAAGCATCGCAGGATCTCCCGGAAGGAGCTCCGCCGCCGCTACTGCGACGGTGGATGGTGGCCTAGAGGCCAGGAGCGGGAGCTGTTCCACACCGGGGTGGTACGCACGACTCGGTATCGCTACCGGGGATCGGTGATTCCCTCACCCTGGCCGCTGGCAGCGGCATGA
- a CDS encoding recombinase family protein — MTSVMPWERPGSKIDDRHLQRLAVIYVRQSTRQQLVEHQESTRLQYALVDRAVALGWQADRVLVIDDDLGKSGSSAVARTGFQRLVTEIGLDHVGLVLGIEMSRLARSGRDWYQLIGAPRSTTSSCGGETTSPPGRRSGRVEAGGSLSRGSPGRVEAASTTSGRVGTARRSGSG; from the coding sequence ATGACCTCGGTGATGCCGTGGGAGCGGCCTGGCAGCAAGATCGACGACCGTCACCTGCAGCGGCTCGCGGTGATCTATGTCCGCCAGTCCACCCGCCAGCAGCTCGTCGAGCACCAGGAGTCGACCCGGTTGCAGTACGCCCTGGTAGACCGGGCGGTCGCGCTGGGCTGGCAGGCGGACCGGGTCCTGGTGATCGATGATGACCTGGGCAAGTCGGGGTCGAGTGCGGTGGCCCGCACCGGCTTCCAGCGGCTGGTCACCGAGATCGGGCTGGACCACGTCGGTCTCGTGCTGGGGATCGAGATGTCCCGTCTGGCCCGCTCCGGCAGGGACTGGTACCAGCTGATCGGTGCGCCACGAAGTACTACGTCATCGTGTGGAGGTGAAACGACTTCACCGCCTGGCCGTCGCAGCGGCCGGGTTGAAGCTGGAGGCAGCCTGAGCCGGGGATCGCCGGGGAGGGTGGAAGCAGCCTCGACAACGTCGGGACGGGTCGGTACTGCCAGACGGTCCGGGTCCGGCTAG
- a CDS encoding group II intron maturase-specific domain-containing protein, which yields MCFSRSQAERALAQLVRLLGELGLKPKAAKTRIVHLEVGGEGFDFLGFHHRQVRSRGLHRRRRVEFLARWPSNRAMQHARDRIREITARRRLPLHPQVIVEDLNLFLRGWMAYFRYGHSARRFSKIGRFAQERVAHFISRKHRRSRNFGWWVLMVSSPNRLGLISPYGIVVAPRAGRPWRERPNAAGERRR from the coding sequence ATGTGTTTTTCGCGCAGTCAGGCCGAGCGGGCACTTGCCCAACTGGTCAGGCTGTTGGGGGAGTTGGGGCTGAAGCCGAAGGCAGCCAAGACGCGGATCGTGCACCTGGAAGTGGGTGGGGAAGGCTTCGACTTCCTCGGATTCCACCACCGTCAGGTCCGTTCCCGGGGGCTGCACCGACGTCGACGCGTCGAGTTCCTCGCCCGCTGGCCCTCGAACAGGGCGATGCAGCACGCCCGCGACCGGATCCGGGAGATCACCGCCCGGCGCAGGCTCCCGCTGCACCCGCAAGTGATCGTGGAGGATCTGAATCTGTTCCTCCGCGGGTGGATGGCGTACTTCCGGTATGGCCATTCCGCCCGCCGCTTCAGCAAGATCGGAAGATTCGCGCAGGAGAGAGTCGCGCACTTCATCAGCAGGAAGCACCGGCGCAGCCGGAACTTCGGCTGGTGGGTGTTGATGGTCTCGTCTCCGAACCGGCTCGGACTGATCAGCCCCTATGGAATCGTCGTGGCACCCAGGGCCGGAAGGCCCTGGCGGGAGAGACCGAATGCCGCCGGTGAACGGCGTCGGTGA
- a CDS encoding MFS transporter, with protein sequence MPLTAPPAPAPRITYGAVLASPYVARLLGGTLTGRLPNGMAPVAILLWATATGGSIVFGGLLSALYGLSSALAQPVKGRLMDRHGQTRVHLPAALLNSALLVALPAAGPYGGPALATVIVIAGGLTTPALEAGLRALWPSVLPNPRLRHAALALDTGTQGLLYIVGPLLVAALASAYDPAVALAVTAALGLVGTATVVFTPPSRRWRPARCASAHARPRRRLASPGTVLLFVSLTGIGFAIGAMNVWSIAMAEHHEQDMLSGIIPAAFSTGSFLGGLIYGRRTWTGTTTGQLIAAGAAFLVGWLPLLALLGPYAATAAVVVPGAFLTVVVACAYVTTDILTPAGRTSEAYAWLILSIGAGQSAGTALAGRLAEHPLASAALPAAGAAFALAVLLAARPQFRPAGHLSPLSGPRPAQDALIRSATPLLSNRFEEIHIWPLSVSPAIGTSGMPSG encoded by the coding sequence TTGCCCCTGACCGCACCCCCGGCACCGGCACCGCGCATCACCTATGGCGCGGTGCTGGCCAGCCCGTACGTAGCCCGCCTGCTCGGCGGCACCCTCACCGGCCGCCTCCCCAATGGCATGGCGCCCGTCGCCATCCTCCTGTGGGCCACCGCGACCGGAGGCAGCATCGTCTTCGGCGGTCTGCTCAGCGCCCTGTACGGGCTGTCCTCCGCGCTGGCGCAGCCGGTCAAGGGACGCCTGATGGACCGCCACGGCCAGACCCGGGTGCATCTCCCGGCCGCGCTGCTCAACTCGGCGCTCCTGGTGGCCCTGCCGGCGGCCGGCCCGTACGGTGGGCCGGCCCTCGCCACGGTGATCGTCATCGCCGGCGGCCTGACCACGCCGGCTTTGGAGGCCGGGCTCCGTGCCCTGTGGCCGAGCGTGCTGCCCAACCCCCGCCTCCGGCACGCCGCGCTCGCCCTCGACACCGGCACGCAGGGCCTGCTGTACATCGTCGGTCCGTTGCTGGTCGCCGCGCTCGCCTCCGCGTACGACCCCGCCGTCGCGCTCGCCGTCACCGCCGCCCTCGGTTTGGTCGGCACCGCCACCGTCGTCTTCACTCCGCCCTCCCGACGCTGGCGTCCCGCACGGTGCGCAAGCGCGCATGCCCGCCCGAGGCGCCGGCTGGCCAGCCCCGGCACGGTGCTGCTGTTCGTTTCCCTCACCGGCATCGGTTTTGCGATCGGGGCCATGAACGTGTGGTCGATCGCCATGGCCGAGCACCACGAGCAGGACATGCTCTCGGGGATCATCCCCGCCGCGTTCTCGACCGGCAGCTTCCTGGGCGGACTCATCTACGGACGCCGCACCTGGACCGGCACCACCACCGGCCAACTGATCGCTGCTGGGGCCGCGTTCCTGGTCGGGTGGCTCCCGCTCCTTGCCCTCCTGGGCCCGTACGCGGCCACCGCTGCGGTCGTCGTGCCCGGTGCGTTCCTCACCGTCGTGGTCGCCTGCGCTTACGTGACCACCGACATCCTGACCCCCGCGGGCCGCACCAGCGAGGCGTACGCGTGGCTGATCCTGTCGATCGGCGCCGGGCAGTCCGCCGGCACCGCCCTCGCCGGACGCCTCGCCGAGCACCCCCTCGCCAGCGCCGCGCTCCCCGCCGCCGGAGCGGCCTTCGCTCTCGCCGTCCTGCTCGCCGCGCGCCCGCAGTTCCGCCCCGCCGGGCACCTCTCCCCGCTGTCCGGCCCGAGGCCAGCACAAGACGCCCTGATCAGGAGCGCAACCCCACTACTTTCCAACCGCTTTGAGGAGATTCATATATGGCCGTTGTCGGTAAGTCCGGCTATTGGAACGAGTGGAATGCCCTCCGGGTAG